One window of Pseudacidobacterium ailaaui genomic DNA carries:
- a CDS encoding tetratricopeptide repeat protein: MGNSRAVKSGAFNAALLRLTISGVLLGCCTGFAQSAPLPPGTSLDETAPVKDPGPLAKAEDAIANKDYDQARSLLDPYLSAHPGDARALFDRGFLEDSQEHDEAAVGYYQKAIAADPKQFESHLALGLVLAREGKQKEAGEQLIAATELEPNPPDPAAKAQAFRALAQLDRNSDPDAAKQALLHALQISPETPDDILLTGEIAEAEGDLASAETAYRRALQQQPESSAATAGLAHVLIAQKKYSDAEPLIQAALRRDPDDPALNTQMALVLSAEGKQDASVGVLEKLHQFKPEDDSISKMLADAYAANGQPDKAAALYAQLLKSRPEDPSLLAAYGDSLVRQQHYAEALPVLQKAVALKPDDGNAWSGLAFAASQQHNYQLVLDSLSARSKYLQETPATYFLWATAYDNLHHTKQAADYYKLFLAAAKGQFPDQEWQAKHRLIALGYK, translated from the coding sequence ATGGGGAACTCGCGCGCAGTAAAGAGCGGAGCTTTCAATGCAGCACTCCTCAGACTGACAATCTCAGGGGTGCTCTTAGGTTGCTGTACAGGATTCGCCCAGTCCGCTCCTCTGCCGCCGGGCACCAGTCTTGATGAAACAGCCCCGGTCAAAGACCCTGGCCCGCTGGCAAAAGCCGAAGATGCCATTGCCAACAAAGATTATGATCAGGCGAGAAGTTTGCTCGACCCGTATCTTTCGGCCCACCCCGGAGACGCCCGCGCACTTTTCGACCGGGGATTTCTAGAAGACTCTCAGGAACATGACGAAGCGGCGGTCGGATACTACCAGAAAGCCATTGCCGCCGACCCCAAGCAGTTTGAATCACACCTTGCGCTGGGCCTGGTCCTGGCCCGTGAGGGGAAACAGAAGGAAGCTGGCGAGCAACTGATTGCCGCCACAGAGCTTGAGCCAAATCCACCGGATCCAGCGGCCAAGGCCCAGGCCTTTCGCGCCCTGGCGCAGCTTGACCGCAACAGCGATCCGGATGCGGCCAAGCAGGCATTACTTCATGCCCTCCAGATCAGCCCGGAAACCCCGGACGATATTCTGCTGACCGGGGAAATCGCCGAGGCCGAAGGGGACCTGGCCTCAGCGGAGACTGCCTACCGGCGCGCCCTGCAACAGCAGCCGGAATCTTCGGCGGCAACCGCAGGGCTGGCCCATGTTCTGATTGCGCAAAAAAAATATTCCGATGCGGAACCCTTGATTCAGGCTGCGCTCCGTCGAGACCCTGACGATCCGGCCCTGAATACGCAGATGGCCCTTGTCCTGAGCGCAGAGGGCAAACAGGATGCGTCTGTTGGCGTGCTGGAAAAGCTGCACCAGTTCAAGCCGGAAGACGACTCCATCAGCAAAATGCTGGCAGATGCCTATGCAGCCAACGGTCAGCCAGACAAGGCAGCCGCCCTCTACGCGCAATTACTCAAGTCCAGGCCGGAGGACCCTTCGCTGCTGGCGGCCTATGGCGACAGCCTTGTCCGGCAGCAGCACTATGCTGAGGCCCTCCCTGTCCTACAAAAAGCGGTCGCGCTGAAACCGGATGACGGGAATGCCTGGAGCGGACTGGCTTTTGCTGCCTCTCAGCAGCACAACTACCAGCTTGTGCTCGATTCTCTTTCCGCCAGATCAAAATATCTGCAAGAAACCCCCGCTACCTACTTCCTTTGGGCAACAGCTTACGATAATCTTCATCACACAAAGCAAGCAGCCGATTATTACAAACTGTTCCTGGCTGCTGCCAAGGGTCAATTTCCTGACCAGGAGTGGCAGGCAAAACACCGACTGATTGCTCTTGGTTACAAGTAG
- a CDS encoding YicC/YloC family endoribonuclease yields the protein MSFAKIFSMTGFARVSVRISESLGYTLGLKSVNHRFLDLHLRLPAGTEPLEMRLRKALKEKVRRGHVEVTLSLDRSVRTEARFDASMIAAYVAAFRSAAEQHGLSGEPDLNAIFRLPGVLTGDTRNSEEEMQAVETSVMQQLDGLLEALNGMRMAEGEALADELRKGLQRLTGYVEQVAAFREDVQKAYFERLSQRLLEITGGSFDRDRILQEAALLVERSDVEEEVARMRTHIAHFESLLAQGGEIGKKLDFLLQEMNREANTLLSKTSGISGNGASITEIGLGMKSEIEKAREQVQNLE from the coding sequence ATGAGTTTTGCAAAAATATTTTCCATGACGGGATTTGCGCGCGTTTCGGTGCGCATTTCAGAATCTTTGGGCTATACCCTGGGCCTGAAGAGCGTCAATCACCGTTTTCTTGATCTGCATCTGCGACTGCCCGCCGGCACTGAGCCGCTGGAGATGCGCCTGCGCAAAGCCCTCAAAGAAAAGGTCCGGCGCGGACATGTCGAAGTCACGCTTTCCCTCGACCGCAGCGTCAGGACCGAGGCGCGGTTTGATGCCAGCATGATTGCTGCCTATGTCGCTGCCTTCCGCAGTGCGGCAGAACAGCACGGCCTTTCGGGCGAACCGGACCTGAATGCAATTTTCCGTCTGCCCGGCGTCCTCACCGGCGATACGCGTAATTCCGAGGAAGAAATGCAGGCCGTAGAGACCTCTGTGATGCAGCAACTGGACGGACTGCTGGAAGCGTTGAACGGCATGAGAATGGCGGAAGGTGAGGCCCTTGCCGACGAATTGCGCAAAGGATTGCAGCGGCTGACAGGATATGTGGAACAGGTTGCCGCCTTCCGCGAAGACGTGCAGAAAGCTTATTTTGAAAGGCTCAGCCAGCGGCTCCTGGAAATCACCGGAGGCAGTTTTGATCGCGACCGCATATTGCAGGAAGCGGCGCTTTTGGTCGAGCGCAGCGATGTGGAAGAAGAGGTTGCGCGGATGCGCACGCACATCGCGCATTTTGAATCCCTGCTGGCCCAGGGCGGGGAAATAGGGAAAAAGCTGGACTTCCTTTTGCAGGAGATGAACCGCGAAGCCAATACCCTGTTGTCAAAGACCAGCGGCATCTCTGGCAATGGCGCCAGCATTACGGAAATAGGTCTGGGCATGAAATCCGAGATCGAGAAGGCGCGTGAACAGGTGCAGAATCTCGAATAA
- the gmk gene encoding guanylate kinase codes for MAGILFIISAPSGSGKSTLVNQIRSLVDNLEFSVSYTTRAPRGSEEDGREYHFISRQEFERMIQNDEFLEYADVFGNYYGTARRSLADAQAHGKDLLLDIDVKGAAQVRRKVPQAVSIFVMPPSPDILATRLRNRSRAEGSIQEEVIARRLAEARQEIENYREYGYILVNDVLARAEEELLAIVTSERLQRAGLTPAPDQERLVKLAESCRQQNTDERVRPVLLAFGLPAPEPVKP; via the coding sequence TTGGCTGGAATTTTATTTATCATCTCCGCTCCTTCTGGATCGGGAAAATCTACGCTCGTAAACCAGATTCGCTCCCTGGTGGATAATCTTGAATTTTCCGTCTCCTATACCACGCGTGCTCCGCGCGGCTCGGAAGAAGACGGCCGAGAGTATCACTTCATATCCCGCCAGGAATTCGAACGCATGATCCAGAATGATGAATTCTTGGAATATGCCGATGTCTTCGGGAACTATTATGGTACGGCACGTCGCTCGCTGGCCGATGCCCAGGCCCATGGCAAGGACCTTCTTTTAGACATCGACGTCAAGGGCGCCGCACAGGTGCGCCGGAAAGTGCCCCAGGCAGTAAGCATCTTTGTGATGCCGCCGAGCCCCGATATTCTGGCCACCCGGCTGCGAAACCGTAGCCGGGCGGAAGGCAGCATTCAGGAAGAAGTCATCGCCCGCCGGCTGGCTGAAGCCAGACAGGAGATTGAGAATTATCGCGAATACGGCTATATTCTGGTCAACGATGTGCTGGCTCGGGCGGAAGAGGAGCTTCTGGCCATTGTCACCAGTGAACGTCTCCAAAGGGCCGGTCTTACGCCGGCCCCGGACCAGGAACGTCTGGTGAAACTGGCCGAAAGCTGCCGGCAACAGAATACAGACGAACGGGTCAGGCCCGTCCTTCTGGCTTTTGGATTGCCCGCCCCGGAGCCAGTGAAACCGTAG
- the uvrA gene encoding excinuclease ABC subunit UvrA — MTEQIIIRGARVHNLKNIDCDIPHGKLTVVSGVSGSGKSSLAFDTIYAEGQRRYVESLSAYARQFLERMEKPDVDLMDGLAPAIAIKQKNSTRNPRSTVATATEIYDYMRLLYARCGTVYCTVCNGVVKRDTVDEIAETILALGEDTRLHALFPVQKAQTQPLSPDPEEKPRRGRKTAAKKTEASPSPLTDALKERLSDLRKRGFNRLYQNGKIYEFSTPESLLEINFALPVYVLVDRIVVSTSNRPRIVDAAEIGYRESGEVLFEIVPRDPEAPERERLRFSGAFECKNCHRPYREPEPRLFSFNNPFGACPRCQGFGNTIDFDLDLIIPDKSKTLEEGAIDPWNRPKYRTYFTELKRAAKQHGIPMDVPWYDLTGDQQAFVLNGHGDFPGVHGFFAYLERKKYKLHVRVMLSKYRGYALCPECKGQRLRAEARAVRIAGKNICEAAGLSISEANRFFSALELTPMQQEIAGSVLQEIRQRLHFLDAVGLDYLTLDRLASTLSGGESQRIQLATSLGSQLVGALYVLDEPSIGLHTRDTAKLIRILENLRDLGNTILVVEHDPDVIRAADYLLDLGPGAGEFGGRVLAAGTVEEVERNPDSLTGKYLSGQLSIPVPTRRREPGKEWLRLRGARSHNLKGVDVDIPLNMLVCITGVSGSGKSTLVHDVLYRAVTHALGKGEGADPTNLYKELKGVERLNDVVLVDQNPIGRTPRSNPVTYIKAFDSIRELFAAQPEAQRRGYTAGHFSFNVPGGRCDVCEGDGTVTVEMQFLADVELPCEECHGTRYKASTLEIKYKGKNIDDVLNLTVKEALRFFSGQQKIQEKLAVLDEVGLGYVRLGQSATTLSGGEAQRVKLAAHLGSVRRGAKSRVLYILDEPTTGLHFDDVSKLLTAFRKLIEGGGSLLVIEHNLDVIKSADWVIDLGPEGGLRGGQIVATGTPEEITQNELSHTGYWLAKVLSPRGPVRPKEETESEVAV, encoded by the coding sequence TTGACTGAGCAGATCATCATCCGCGGGGCGCGGGTGCACAATCTTAAAAATATTGACTGTGACATTCCCCACGGGAAGCTTACTGTCGTCTCCGGCGTCTCGGGGTCGGGCAAGTCCTCACTTGCCTTCGATACGATCTATGCCGAGGGCCAACGGCGTTATGTCGAGTCGCTTTCAGCCTATGCCCGCCAGTTTCTGGAGCGTATGGAGAAGCCCGACGTTGACCTGATGGATGGCCTGGCCCCGGCCATCGCCATCAAGCAGAAGAATTCCACCCGCAATCCGCGCTCAACGGTGGCAACGGCGACGGAAATCTACGACTATATGCGCCTGTTGTATGCGCGTTGCGGGACCGTTTATTGCACTGTCTGCAATGGCGTTGTCAAACGCGACACGGTGGATGAAATTGCCGAGACCATTCTGGCGCTGGGTGAAGACACACGGCTCCATGCGCTGTTTCCCGTCCAGAAGGCGCAAACGCAGCCCCTTTCTCCAGATCCGGAGGAGAAGCCAAGACGCGGACGTAAGACCGCCGCAAAAAAAACTGAGGCGTCCCCGTCTCCGCTTACAGATGCGCTGAAAGAGAGATTGTCGGACCTGAGGAAGCGCGGTTTTAACCGTCTTTACCAGAACGGAAAGATCTATGAGTTCTCGACGCCGGAGTCTCTGCTCGAAATCAACTTCGCGCTCCCCGTCTATGTGCTGGTGGACCGCATCGTGGTCAGCACGAGCAATCGCCCGCGCATTGTGGATGCAGCGGAGATCGGCTACAGAGAGTCCGGCGAGGTCCTGTTTGAAATTGTCCCGCGCGACCCGGAAGCACCGGAGCGGGAAAGGCTGCGTTTTTCCGGGGCGTTCGAGTGCAAGAACTGCCATCGCCCATACCGGGAGCCGGAGCCCCGGCTTTTTTCCTTCAATAATCCGTTTGGAGCGTGTCCGCGGTGCCAGGGGTTTGGAAACACGATTGATTTTGACCTTGATCTCATTATTCCGGACAAGTCCAAGACCCTGGAAGAAGGCGCGATCGATCCCTGGAACCGCCCAAAGTACCGCACTTATTTCACTGAACTGAAACGGGCGGCAAAACAGCACGGCATCCCCATGGATGTACCCTGGTATGACCTGACGGGTGACCAGCAGGCGTTTGTGCTGAATGGACACGGCGACTTTCCAGGCGTCCACGGATTTTTTGCCTACCTGGAACGCAAGAAATATAAGCTGCATGTCCGCGTGATGCTCAGCAAGTACCGCGGATACGCCCTTTGCCCCGAATGCAAAGGCCAACGCCTGCGCGCCGAGGCCCGCGCCGTGCGTATTGCAGGAAAGAACATCTGCGAGGCTGCAGGTCTTTCCATCAGCGAGGCGAACCGCTTCTTTTCAGCACTGGAACTGACGCCGATGCAGCAGGAGATTGCTGGAAGCGTACTTCAGGAGATCCGCCAGCGGCTGCACTTTCTGGATGCGGTCGGCCTGGACTACCTTACGCTGGACCGGCTCGCTTCCACGCTTTCCGGCGGAGAATCCCAGCGTATCCAGCTTGCCACTTCACTCGGCTCGCAACTGGTGGGCGCCTTGTACGTGCTTGACGAGCCTTCGATCGGTCTACACACGCGCGATACGGCAAAACTCATCCGGATCCTCGAAAACCTGCGTGACCTAGGCAACACGATCCTCGTGGTTGAGCATGATCCGGATGTCATCCGTGCAGCGGACTATCTACTCGACCTTGGCCCGGGCGCAGGCGAATTTGGCGGACGTGTGCTGGCGGCCGGAACGGTGGAAGAAGTTGAGCGCAATCCGGATTCGCTGACCGGGAAGTACCTGAGCGGACAACTTTCCATTCCCGTTCCTACACGGCGACGCGAGCCTGGAAAAGAGTGGCTCCGTCTGCGCGGGGCGCGCTCGCACAACCTGAAGGGAGTGGACGTGGACATCCCTTTAAATATGCTGGTCTGCATCACCGGGGTTTCAGGCTCCGGCAAGTCCACGCTGGTGCATGATGTGCTGTACCGCGCAGTCACCCATGCCCTGGGCAAGGGGGAAGGTGCCGATCCGACAAACCTCTACAAAGAATTGAAGGGCGTCGAAAGGCTGAACGACGTCGTTCTGGTAGACCAAAACCCGATTGGACGCACGCCGCGCTCCAATCCTGTGACCTACATCAAGGCCTTCGACTCTATCCGCGAGCTTTTCGCCGCGCAGCCCGAGGCACAACGGCGCGGTTACACTGCGGGCCACTTTTCCTTCAATGTTCCGGGAGGACGCTGTGATGTTTGCGAAGGCGATGGCACAGTCACCGTGGAGATGCAATTCCTGGCTGACGTAGAGCTGCCCTGCGAGGAATGTCACGGCACGCGCTACAAAGCCAGCACCCTGGAGATCAAGTATAAAGGCAAAAATATTGATGATGTATTGAACCTCACCGTCAAGGAAGCGCTGCGTTTCTTCAGTGGACAGCAGAAGATACAGGAGAAACTTGCAGTATTAGATGAGGTTGGACTCGGTTATGTCCGGCTGGGGCAATCGGCCACGACATTGTCTGGCGGAGAGGCCCAACGCGTGAAGCTGGCGGCCCATCTGGGCAGCGTGCGCAGAGGGGCAAAGAGCCGCGTGCTGTATATTTTGGACGAGCCAACCACCGGACTACATTTTGACGATGTCAGTAAGTTGCTGACGGCCTTCCGCAAGCTCATTGAGGGTGGAGGATCATTGCTGGTGATTGAGCACAACCTAGATGTCATCAAATCTGCAGATTGGGTGATTGATCTGGGCCCTGAGGGTGGGTTGAGGGGCGGACAGATTGTGGCCACAGGGACCCCGGAAGAGATTACGCAAAATGAGCTTTCGCACACGGGCTACTGGCTGGCAAAGGTGCTTTCGCCACGGGGACCTGTGCGTCCAAAAGAAGAAACAGAGAGTGAAGTGGCAGTATGA
- the rpoZ gene encoding DNA-directed RNA polymerase subunit omega: MSVEQTFDSNFRYVLVAARRARQLQSGSTPLVATKSSKACRIAQEEIAAGKIGYVKGDSPILKPEVAGAEIPRFAIS; this comes from the coding sequence ATGAGCGTGGAACAGACCTTCGACAGTAATTTCCGTTACGTTCTGGTGGCTGCGCGCCGTGCGCGGCAGTTGCAAAGCGGGTCAACCCCTCTTGTGGCCACCAAATCCAGCAAGGCATGCCGAATTGCACAGGAAGAGATTGCCGCCGGCAAAATTGGGTACGTAAAAGGGGATTCGCCAATTTTGAAGCCCGAGGTGGCAGGCGCTGAGATTCCCCGTTTTGCAATCTCCTGA
- a CDS encoding ABC transporter ATP-binding protein — MRNILRLLYYVRHYWWQALASIILMAVVGLLEAFRVLLVKPIFDHVLNPGGADQKILLYRIPGTHDQFTLQQFVPSYFHNEWTIVAFALVISTLLKSICDYAGTYLVNYAGFGMITDLRDDLYEAILRRSVSFFQKHATGTLLSTLINDVERVQYAMSSVLSEFLQQVFTLIFTTGVVIALGGKLAWALLIFVPVVIGSIRRIGRDVRQTTRKGQDRLAEIQNILHETITGNRIVKAFNMEFWELLRFRDAAKRLFKANLRSVRAQAISSPLMDSIGAIAIALLLLVGRGQIKSGAMTEGTFFAFIVALFKLYDPVRRFAIFYNNFQQALGASSAIFTFMDAQDELLEKHRAYHLRGFQDSIKIENVGFAYSDDEGEKEVLHEINLEIRRGEVVALVGPSGAGKSTLVNLIPRFFDVTSGRILIDGHDLRDVSLRSLRDQIGKVTQETILFNDTVRNNIAYGQPDVPMQRVEDAARAALAHDFIMRMPEGYNTIIGEKGFRLSGGERQRLAIARAILKNAPILILDEATSALDAESESLVQAALSNLMQGRTVVVIAHRLSTVRRADRIAVMEQGRITAIGPHEELLRISPTYQKLYQLQFMDEPAAALP, encoded by the coding sequence ATGAGGAACATCCTGCGTCTGCTGTATTATGTGCGCCATTACTGGTGGCAGGCGCTGGCGTCAATCATTCTGATGGCGGTAGTGGGGCTGCTGGAGGCCTTCCGCGTGCTCCTGGTAAAACCCATTTTCGACCACGTGCTGAACCCCGGCGGCGCGGACCAGAAAATACTCCTTTATCGGATCCCAGGCACGCACGATCAGTTCACGCTCCAGCAGTTCGTTCCCTCGTACTTCCACAATGAGTGGACCATTGTTGCTTTCGCGCTGGTCATCTCTACTTTGCTCAAGAGCATCTGCGACTATGCCGGAACGTATCTTGTGAATTACGCCGGCTTCGGCATGATTACCGATTTACGCGATGACCTGTATGAGGCCATTTTGCGGCGCTCGGTTTCCTTTTTTCAGAAACACGCCACCGGGACCCTGCTCTCCACGCTCATCAATGACGTGGAACGAGTGCAGTATGCGATGTCTTCTGTGCTGTCGGAGTTCCTGCAGCAGGTCTTTACCCTGATTTTCACCACGGGTGTGGTCATTGCCCTGGGCGGCAAACTGGCGTGGGCACTGTTGATTTTCGTGCCAGTCGTGATCGGCTCAATTCGACGCATCGGCCGTGACGTACGCCAGACAACCCGGAAAGGCCAGGACAGACTGGCGGAAATCCAGAACATCCTACACGAGACAATTACCGGAAACCGTATTGTGAAGGCTTTCAATATGGAGTTCTGGGAGCTTCTGCGTTTTCGCGACGCCGCGAAGCGGCTCTTCAAGGCGAACCTTCGCTCGGTGCGCGCCCAGGCCATCAGCTCACCGCTCATGGACTCCATCGGGGCCATTGCCATTGCTTTGCTGCTGCTGGTTGGGCGTGGACAAATCAAGAGCGGGGCCATGACGGAAGGCACGTTCTTTGCCTTTATTGTGGCGCTGTTTAAGCTATACGATCCGGTCCGGCGTTTTGCGATCTTCTACAACAATTTTCAGCAGGCCCTTGGTGCTTCCTCAGCAATCTTCACCTTTATGGATGCGCAGGACGAACTGCTTGAGAAACACCGTGCCTACCACCTCAGGGGATTTCAGGACTCCATCAAAATTGAGAACGTCGGTTTTGCCTATAGCGACGATGAAGGCGAGAAAGAAGTCCTGCATGAGATCAATTTGGAGATCCGGCGTGGCGAAGTGGTGGCGCTGGTTGGCCCCAGCGGGGCCGGGAAGTCTACGCTCGTCAATCTGATTCCACGCTTCTTTGACGTGACCTCAGGACGTATCCTCATTGATGGACATGATCTTCGCGATGTGAGCCTCCGCTCCTTACGGGACCAGATCGGCAAGGTCACGCAGGAGACCATCCTGTTCAACGATACGGTCCGCAACAACATCGCCTACGGGCAGCCGGATGTGCCCATGCAGCGGGTGGAAGATGCTGCCCGTGCGGCGCTGGCGCATGATTTTATTATGCGGATGCCGGAAGGCTACAACACCATCATCGGAGAAAAGGGCTTTCGCCTTTCCGGAGGCGAGCGGCAGAGACTGGCCATTGCCCGCGCCATCCTGAAAAATGCTCCCATCTTGATCCTGGATGAGGCCACCTCCGCGCTGGATGCTGAGAGCGAGTCCTTGGTGCAGGCGGCTTTGAGCAACCTCATGCAGGGAAGGACGGTCGTGGTGATTGCACACCGGCTCTCGACGGTCCGGCGCGCTGACCGCATTGCCGTCATGGAGCAGGGCCGCATCACAGCCATCGGACCACATGAAGAACTGTTGCGTATCTCGCCGACTTATCAGAAGCTGTATCAGTTGCAGTTTATGGACGAGCCAGCAGCAGCACTGCCGTGA